Proteins co-encoded in one Nicotiana sylvestris chromosome 7, ASM39365v2, whole genome shotgun sequence genomic window:
- the LOC104237298 gene encoding uncharacterized protein, with amino-acid sequence MKVAPKVILLFRDSSGFGTAIFEALQPNPNSNFQKRQESLDLSLERYGIKDQKVSVEIVHFQDGSNLYEVSVLLLENYEPPTLACALNEVLSLLVGDGSSNMPTIVAPFLVADTKLKMENRTSVGVDNISVYALQVGASSGLTKALVTNLQSPPPSLQIFHEQLACLLQLVRVLNLPTVVIIGKKGQKLHRKTSEEDLEVIHEIGRHLASFSSLNFSAEKIAWDATKSSRETQEPWRALYG; translated from the exons ATGAAGGTCGCCCCTAAAGTAATACTACTGTTCAGAGACTCTAGCGGCTTCGGCACCGCCATCTTCGAAGCTCTTCAACCTAACCCTAACTCCAACTTTCAAAAGAG ACAAGAATCGCTTGATTTATCGTTAGAACGTTACGGAATCAAAGATCAAAAGGTTTCTGTAGAGATCGTTCATTTTCAGGATGGCTCAAATCTCTACGAG GTGTCTGTGTTGCTTTTGGAAAATTACGAGCCTCCAACACTTGCTTGTGCTCTCAATGAGGTTCTGTCATTGTTAGTAGGAGATGGGTCATCAAATATGCCGACAATTGTAGCCCCTTTTCTCGTGGCTGACACTAAGCTTAAGATGGAAAATAGAACTTCCGTTGGCGTTGACAACATCTCAGTTTATGCTTTGCAAGTAGGTGCCTCCAGTGGCCTTACTAAAGCTTTGGTCACAAATTTGCAAAGTCCACCCCCGTCGTTGCAGATTTTCCACGAACAGTTGGCCTGCTTACTTCAGTTGGTTCGAGTCTTGAACTTGCCTACTGTAGTTATAATTGGCAAAAAAGGTCAAAAGTTGCATCGTAAGACTTCAGAAGAGGACCTCGAG GTGATACATGAGATAGGACGGCATTTGGCTAGCTTCTCATCTCTTAATTTCTCAGCAGAAAAGATAGCATGGGATGCAACCAAATCTTCAAGAGAAACTCAAGAGCCTTGGCGTGCGTTATATGGGTGA
- the LOC104237300 gene encoding uncharacterized protein isoform X4: MSSPAAPTTVAAGVTSEDRHQNHNNTENSEGGTTMAMQKKRARRVSFAEMTSVHFFDRDEEYETPPDPSGKAESNSEREEIINLGFDQLVDDSKESEDGDEGNDEDEDEDEDDEMALPRSFLRPAESLSPGSNFGSATSNDDEDNFFGPVSPNFIRPGRLSDSAVSDENHDITMDSTAFSMHFRRFVRSDSGIDLKTPTEVSFDEKTPTQTCLGNSMELTMSKKLISQSSMPVANFSGISDSSDMSLIGENSRRYDYGRLPPDLEALLAEGQEKHADSVSGDTSVLESPEVGSAMMDLGGNGEQEANAIVSLNMPLVPLCQKIDDTDDGNKFRSRAIDADALPISTVPAPDNYVHRVNQSPKELSKFQLQDVGENNKSVKDASEVGISEALCSNDGELGQFCGSPRGRESPLVDLVSSSPATQRIIVIGSPSPVKQNSMAVSFLEDPISFLSNEKRGPWTSSASLQKNISKLERLKASELSSPLGDRIPNMDIRSLVFPRTPPLDSILKKRNLQMGVKSLDSFMTCTEEQFSGTSMKEGKKKMFTSGGSRSETLLTSDDVIPCEQSLGPEKQGKSLNRLNTGFLPVDQVLKPTAPLASSRFSWSGKTNDTFTPDDLRQKRSLISRTGFPLVEYLGQEKVTAIAQKLVFSPEKSLQSKSSTWTEHQSSPFKESKLHDEPMKSLGLVKNASSIGNLTDGHSSNATDGNWHSSSTSTEEQSGSPVVEGSKVLRQPDGTYSIEAKLLDQMNVLESTEDSKISRDGSSHLSSAILDGNFQSANGLPRFEIDPQELNKSPLARTASSSIQNVGALVVEKTPVQWSSRSPPAKGFHLLAQSNTTCSSVGEAVQSPTCNHSIGRPRNSSAHKRCSEELTYGDMEHTNEIIMSQSSSKLQRGVGNSPGISGRPDDSRKEMLRAHLELRQWKDIKSKRMEGADEWISLPKERLTMLTMPAIEMVEDIVTRMQKAQTYDILHRQILTQKTLVTSFQEKRTLEAIMLLCQLVHEKAKYHLRCAKKKKLLSSCIQEKCQLLNSGIQRSQMSKINHSLHITVSGVTQDDAISSESSLACEKALQETGVRVYSSELIVAHLKDGKMQQLVLFVTMLLE, translated from the exons ATGTCTTCCCCGGCAGCGCCGACGACCGTCGCCGCCGGTGTCACCAGCGAGGACCGCCATCAGAACCACAACAATACGGAGAACTCGGAGGGCGGCACCACCATGGCGATGCAGAAGAAGCGAGCACGAAGAGTGAGCTTTGCTGAGATGACTTCTGTACACTTCTTCGACCGTGATGAAGAGTACGAAACCCCTCCGGATCCCTCAGGCAAAGCTGAAAGTAACAGTGAACGTGAAGAGATaataaacctaggttttgatCAATTGGTCGACGATTCCAAAGAGTCCGAGGACGGAGATGAAGGAAATGACGAGGATGAGGATGAGGATGAGGATGATGAGATGGCTTTGCCTAGGTCGTTTTTAAGACCTGCAGAATCACTTTCTCCTGGCAGTAATTTTGGTTCTGCTACTTCAAATGATGATG AAGATAATTTTTTCGGCCCAGTATCTCCCAATTTTATAAGGCCAGGCCGGCTATCAGATTCAGCAGTGTCAGACGAAAATCATGATATTACTATGGATTCAACAGCTTTCTCCATGCACTTCCGCAGATTTGTTAGGTCAGATTCAGGGATAGATTTGAAGACCCCAACAGAAGTATCATTTGATGAGAAAACACCGACACAGACCTGTCTAGGTAATTCCATGGAACTCACTATGTCCAAGAAGCTAATTTCTCAATCTTCTATGCCTGTTGCCAATTTTAGTGGCATTAGTGATTCGAGTGACATGAGTCTGATTGGAGAAAACTCGAGAAGATATGATTATGGGAGACTCCCTCCTGATTTAGAAGCTCTTTTAGCAGAAGGCCAAGAAAAACATGCAGATTCTGTTTCAGGAGATACTAGTGTTTTAGAGTCACCGGAGGTTGGAAGTGCAATGATGGATTTAGGTGGAAATGGAGAACAAGAAGCAAATGCAATTGTTAGTCTTAATATGCCACTTGTACCTTTGTGCCAGAAAATCGACGACACAGATGATGGTAATAAGTTTCGTTCTCGTGCAATTGATGCTGATGCGTTGCCCATATCCACTGTTCCAGCTCCGGATAATTATGTTCATAGAGTAAATCAGTCGCCGAAGGAGCTAAGTAAA TTTCAATTGCAGGATGTTGGTGAAAATAATAAGTCTGTCAAGGATGCTTCTGAGGTGGGAATTAGTGAAGCCCTATGTAGTAATGATGGTGAGCTTGGTCAATTTTGTGGGTCCCCGCGTGGCAGGGAATCTCCGTTGGTTGATTTAGTGTCCTCTTCACCAGCTACGCAAAGAATAATAGTTATTGGTAGTCCTTCACCTGTCAAACAGAATTCAATGGCAGTGTCTTTCCTTGAAGATCCCATTTCCTTTTTGAGCAATGAAAAGAGAGGACCTTGGACAAGTTCAGCGTCCCTCCAGAAGAACATTTCCAAACTTGAGAGACTTAAGGCTTCTGAACTATCTTCTCCCCTTGGTGACAGAATCCCCAATATGGACATCAGATCCTTAGTGTTTCCAAGAACACCTCCTTTGGATTCTATATTGAAGAAAAGGAACCTACAAATGGGAGTCAAATCTCTGGATTCCTTTATGACTTGTACAGAGGAGCAATTTTCAGGTACTTCTATgaaggaaggaaaaaaaaaaatgttCACCTCAGGTGGTAGTAGGAGTGAGACTCTTTTAACTAGCGACGATGTAATTCCATGTGAACAATCTCTGGGCCCTGAAAAGCAGGGGAAATCTCTCAATCGGCTAAATACTGGTTTTCTCCCCGTGGATCAAGTGTTGAAACCTACAGCCCCTTTGGCTTCATCAAGGTTTTCTTGGTCGGGAAAGACAAATGACACTTTTACACCAGATGACCTCAGGCAGAAGAGATCGCTGATTTCTAGAACTGGTTTCCCATTGGTTGAGTATCTAGGGCAGGAGAAAGTGACTGCTATTGCTCAAAAATTGGTTTTTTCTCCAGAAAAGTCCTTGCAGTCAAAGTCATCAACATGGACTGAACATCAGTCCAGCCCCTTTAAAGAATCAAAGTTGCATGATGAACCCATGAAGAGCTTAGGCCTAGTGAAAAATGCATCTTCAATAGGTAATTTGACAGATGGACATTCTTCGAATGCAACGGATGGCAATTGGCATTCTTCCTCCACATCAACTGAAGAACAGTCTGGTTCACCAGTTGTCGAAGGCAGCAAAGTGTTAAGGCAACCAGACGGGACATATAGCATAGAAGCTAAGCTCCTTGATCAAATGAATGTACTGGAAAGCACTGAGGACTCAAAGATCTCCAGGGATGGGAGCTCTCATCTATCTTCAGCAATATTAGATGGGAATTTTCAGAGTGCAAATGGTCTCCCTAGATTTGAAATTGATCCTCAAGAGCTAAACAAGTCTCCTTTAGCTCGCACTGCTTCTTCCTCTATTCAGAATGTAGGCGCGTTGGTGGTTGAAAAG ACTCCTGTACAATGGTCTTCACGAAGTCCACCAGCAAAGGGGTTTCACTTGCTGGCACAATCCAACACTACATGTTCCTCTGTAGGTGAAGCTGTGCAATCTCCCACATGCAACCACTCAATTGGCAGACCTAGAAACTCTTCTGCCCATAAAAGATGCAGTGAAGAGTTGACATATGGAGATATGGAACACACAAATGAAATTATCATGTCTCAAAGTAGCTCGAAACTCCAGAGAGGGGTTGGTAATAGTCCAGGAATCTCGGGACGTCCTGATGATAGCAGAAAAGAAATGCTCAGAGCTCATCTTGAACTCAGACAATGGAAAGAT ATTAAATCCAAACGTATGGAGGGTGCAGATGAGTGGATATCTTTGCCTAAAGAAAGACTTACCATGCTTACTATGCCAGCA ATTGAAATGGTGGAAGACATTGTCACCCGAATGCAGAAGGCACAAACATACGACATTTTGCACCGTCAAATTCTCACTCag AAAACGTTAGTTACCAGTTTTCAGGAGAAAAG AACTTTAGAAGCAATAATGTTGTTATGTCAGCTTGTACATGAGAAAGCAAAGTATCACTTGAGGTGTGCGAAGAAGAAGAAACTGCTG TCATCATGCATACAGGAAAAATGTCAACTGTTGAACTCTGGAATTCAGAGGTCCCAAATGTCAAAAATCAATCATTCACTTCATATAACTGTCTCAGGAGTCACCCAGGATGATGCTATTTCTAGTGAGAGCTCATTAGCCTGTGAAAAGGCTCTGCAGGAG
- the LOC104237300 gene encoding uncharacterized protein isoform X3, translating into MSSPAAPTTVAAGVTSEDRHQNHNNTENSEGGTTMAMQKKRARRVSFAEMTSVHFFDRDEEYETPPDPSGKAESNSEREEIINLGFDQLVDDSKESEDGDEGNDEDEDEDEDDEMALPRSFLRPAESLSPGSNFGSATSNDDEDNFFGPVSPNFIRPGRLSDSAVSDENHDITMDSTAFSMHFRRFVRSDSGIDLKTPTEVSFDEKTPTQTCLGNSMELTMSKKLISQSSMPVANFSGISDSSDMSLIGENSRRYDYGRLPPDLEALLAEGQEKHADSVSGDTSVLESPEVGSAMMDLGGNGEQEANAIVSLNMPLVPLCQKIDDTDDGNKFRSRAIDADALPISTVPAPDNYVHRVNQSPKELSKFQLQDVGENNKSVKDASEVGISEALCSNDGELGQFCGSPRGRESPLVDLVSSSPATQRIIVIGSPSPVKQNSMAVSFLEDPISFLSNEKRGPWTSSASLQKNISKLERLKASELSSPLGDRIPNMDIRSLVFPRTPPLDSILKKRNLQMGVKSLDSFMTCTEEQFSGTSMKEGKKKMFTSGGSRSETLLTSDDVIPCEQSLGPEKQGKSLNRLNTGFLPVDQVLKPTAPLASSRFSWSGKTNDTFTPDDLRQKRSLISRTGFPLVEYLGQEKVTAIAQKLVFSPEKSLQSKSSTWTEHQSSPFKESKLHDEPMKSLGLVKNASSIGNLTDGHSSNATDGNWHSSSTSTEEQSGSPVVEGSKVLRQPDGTYSIEAKLLDQMNVLESTEDSKISRDGSSHLSSAILDGNFQSANGLPRFEIDPQELNKSPLARTASSSIQNVGALVVEKTPVQWSSRSPPAKGFHLLAQSNTTCSSVGEAVQSPTCNHSIGRPRNSSAHKRCSEELTYGDMEHTNEIIMSQSSSKLQRGVGNSPGISGRPDDSRKEMLRAHLELRQWKDIKSKRMEGADEWISLPKERLTMLTMPAIEMVEDIVTRMQKAQTYDILHRQILTQKTLVTSFQEKRTLEAIMLLCQLVHEKAKYHLRCAKKKKLLSSCIQEKCQLLNSGIQRSQMSKINHSLHITVSGVTQDDAISSESSLACEKALQEERHNKVATIKEGLEVSERKVAKLARSLRSSFKLEGEPSCATTIISVKEHLVRRSCCRFLRQDMQMCVIQNVRRPFVILNYLGLLVQRFLFV; encoded by the exons ATGTCTTCCCCGGCAGCGCCGACGACCGTCGCCGCCGGTGTCACCAGCGAGGACCGCCATCAGAACCACAACAATACGGAGAACTCGGAGGGCGGCACCACCATGGCGATGCAGAAGAAGCGAGCACGAAGAGTGAGCTTTGCTGAGATGACTTCTGTACACTTCTTCGACCGTGATGAAGAGTACGAAACCCCTCCGGATCCCTCAGGCAAAGCTGAAAGTAACAGTGAACGTGAAGAGATaataaacctaggttttgatCAATTGGTCGACGATTCCAAAGAGTCCGAGGACGGAGATGAAGGAAATGACGAGGATGAGGATGAGGATGAGGATGATGAGATGGCTTTGCCTAGGTCGTTTTTAAGACCTGCAGAATCACTTTCTCCTGGCAGTAATTTTGGTTCTGCTACTTCAAATGATGATG AAGATAATTTTTTCGGCCCAGTATCTCCCAATTTTATAAGGCCAGGCCGGCTATCAGATTCAGCAGTGTCAGACGAAAATCATGATATTACTATGGATTCAACAGCTTTCTCCATGCACTTCCGCAGATTTGTTAGGTCAGATTCAGGGATAGATTTGAAGACCCCAACAGAAGTATCATTTGATGAGAAAACACCGACACAGACCTGTCTAGGTAATTCCATGGAACTCACTATGTCCAAGAAGCTAATTTCTCAATCTTCTATGCCTGTTGCCAATTTTAGTGGCATTAGTGATTCGAGTGACATGAGTCTGATTGGAGAAAACTCGAGAAGATATGATTATGGGAGACTCCCTCCTGATTTAGAAGCTCTTTTAGCAGAAGGCCAAGAAAAACATGCAGATTCTGTTTCAGGAGATACTAGTGTTTTAGAGTCACCGGAGGTTGGAAGTGCAATGATGGATTTAGGTGGAAATGGAGAACAAGAAGCAAATGCAATTGTTAGTCTTAATATGCCACTTGTACCTTTGTGCCAGAAAATCGACGACACAGATGATGGTAATAAGTTTCGTTCTCGTGCAATTGATGCTGATGCGTTGCCCATATCCACTGTTCCAGCTCCGGATAATTATGTTCATAGAGTAAATCAGTCGCCGAAGGAGCTAAGTAAA TTTCAATTGCAGGATGTTGGTGAAAATAATAAGTCTGTCAAGGATGCTTCTGAGGTGGGAATTAGTGAAGCCCTATGTAGTAATGATGGTGAGCTTGGTCAATTTTGTGGGTCCCCGCGTGGCAGGGAATCTCCGTTGGTTGATTTAGTGTCCTCTTCACCAGCTACGCAAAGAATAATAGTTATTGGTAGTCCTTCACCTGTCAAACAGAATTCAATGGCAGTGTCTTTCCTTGAAGATCCCATTTCCTTTTTGAGCAATGAAAAGAGAGGACCTTGGACAAGTTCAGCGTCCCTCCAGAAGAACATTTCCAAACTTGAGAGACTTAAGGCTTCTGAACTATCTTCTCCCCTTGGTGACAGAATCCCCAATATGGACATCAGATCCTTAGTGTTTCCAAGAACACCTCCTTTGGATTCTATATTGAAGAAAAGGAACCTACAAATGGGAGTCAAATCTCTGGATTCCTTTATGACTTGTACAGAGGAGCAATTTTCAGGTACTTCTATgaaggaaggaaaaaaaaaaatgttCACCTCAGGTGGTAGTAGGAGTGAGACTCTTTTAACTAGCGACGATGTAATTCCATGTGAACAATCTCTGGGCCCTGAAAAGCAGGGGAAATCTCTCAATCGGCTAAATACTGGTTTTCTCCCCGTGGATCAAGTGTTGAAACCTACAGCCCCTTTGGCTTCATCAAGGTTTTCTTGGTCGGGAAAGACAAATGACACTTTTACACCAGATGACCTCAGGCAGAAGAGATCGCTGATTTCTAGAACTGGTTTCCCATTGGTTGAGTATCTAGGGCAGGAGAAAGTGACTGCTATTGCTCAAAAATTGGTTTTTTCTCCAGAAAAGTCCTTGCAGTCAAAGTCATCAACATGGACTGAACATCAGTCCAGCCCCTTTAAAGAATCAAAGTTGCATGATGAACCCATGAAGAGCTTAGGCCTAGTGAAAAATGCATCTTCAATAGGTAATTTGACAGATGGACATTCTTCGAATGCAACGGATGGCAATTGGCATTCTTCCTCCACATCAACTGAAGAACAGTCTGGTTCACCAGTTGTCGAAGGCAGCAAAGTGTTAAGGCAACCAGACGGGACATATAGCATAGAAGCTAAGCTCCTTGATCAAATGAATGTACTGGAAAGCACTGAGGACTCAAAGATCTCCAGGGATGGGAGCTCTCATCTATCTTCAGCAATATTAGATGGGAATTTTCAGAGTGCAAATGGTCTCCCTAGATTTGAAATTGATCCTCAAGAGCTAAACAAGTCTCCTTTAGCTCGCACTGCTTCTTCCTCTATTCAGAATGTAGGCGCGTTGGTGGTTGAAAAG ACTCCTGTACAATGGTCTTCACGAAGTCCACCAGCAAAGGGGTTTCACTTGCTGGCACAATCCAACACTACATGTTCCTCTGTAGGTGAAGCTGTGCAATCTCCCACATGCAACCACTCAATTGGCAGACCTAGAAACTCTTCTGCCCATAAAAGATGCAGTGAAGAGTTGACATATGGAGATATGGAACACACAAATGAAATTATCATGTCTCAAAGTAGCTCGAAACTCCAGAGAGGGGTTGGTAATAGTCCAGGAATCTCGGGACGTCCTGATGATAGCAGAAAAGAAATGCTCAGAGCTCATCTTGAACTCAGACAATGGAAAGAT ATTAAATCCAAACGTATGGAGGGTGCAGATGAGTGGATATCTTTGCCTAAAGAAAGACTTACCATGCTTACTATGCCAGCA ATTGAAATGGTGGAAGACATTGTCACCCGAATGCAGAAGGCACAAACATACGACATTTTGCACCGTCAAATTCTCACTCag AAAACGTTAGTTACCAGTTTTCAGGAGAAAAG AACTTTAGAAGCAATAATGTTGTTATGTCAGCTTGTACATGAGAAAGCAAAGTATCACTTGAGGTGTGCGAAGAAGAAGAAACTGCTG TCATCATGCATACAGGAAAAATGTCAACTGTTGAACTCTGGAATTCAGAGGTCCCAAATGTCAAAAATCAATCATTCACTTCATATAACTGTCTCAGGAGTCACCCAGGATGATGCTATTTCTAGTGAGAGCTCATTAGCCTGTGAAAAGGCTCTGCAGGAG